The Rosa rugosa chromosome 3, drRosRugo1.1, whole genome shotgun sequence sequence GGGTAAGGAGGCTAAGCGTtgcacaagaaagaaaaaaaaaaaggttgccAGCAGTAACAGCAGAAAAAGGAGAAGAACTGAAGGTAAAAAAAGTTCAGTCAATGAAATGGAAGATGACTCCATTGGCAATTCAGATGATGATAGTGATGATGACAGTGAGGATCCTTTAAAGCCTTCAAAGAGATGGAAGAAGAAATCAATGTTTTTTGAGTTACCATATTGGGAggtacgttttttttttttaattagtttcaTTACAGTTTGCTGAAACCTTGTAACATTGATTGcattaatttaatatatattctcTATATTGCAGGCTTTGTTATTGCGACACAATTTAGATATGATGCACattgaaaaaaatatatgtgaGAGCATCATTGGCACTTTACTCAACATGAAGGGAAAGACGAAGGATAACTTGAATTCTCGGAAAGATTTAAAAGTGATGGGTATTAAAAAGAAATTGCATCCAAAAGAAGATGGTTCCAGCAAATCCAAAAGTGATGCAGCACCTTACGTGCTttcaaagaaggagaagaagatattTTGTAAGAGGTTAGCCAAGTTGAGATTGCCGGATGGGTATTGTTCTAATCTTGCAAATCGTGTCTCTTTACAAGACAACAAGATCATGGGTTTGAAGTCACACGATTGCCATGTTTTGATACAACAGATTCTTGCGGTAGCTTTGAAAGGACTTCTGCCCAAAGGACCAAGAATTGCAATTTTTCGCTTGTGTTCTTTTTTCCATCAGTTATGTCAAAGAGAGAttgagaagaaaaatattggtgtTCTTGATGAAGAAATTGCAGAGACTGTGTGTATGTTTGAAAGGTTTTTTCCTCCCtctttctttgacattatggttCACCTACCAATTCACCTTGCACAAGAAGCTCTAATTGGTGGCCCTGTACATTTTCGTTGGATGTACCCCTTCGAAAGGTGAGCTTACATTGCACTTCATTAACTATAATTGATTAGTTCCTTTGTATAGTATCAATACTAatgcaggttttttttttttttttaggtttatGAAGGACCTAAAAGGATATGTCAAAAATCGATCAAACCCTGAAGGATGCATAGCAGAAAAGTATTTGGCTGAAGAAATGACACGTTTTTGTAGTGGATACATTAAAGGAGCAGCTGAAATAGGTGTTCAAAGTAGACGCAATGAGGATTTTGAGCATGAAACAATACTAGAAGGGCGACCACTTGGTGAGGGGAAGTTAAAACTATTCAGTTCTTCTATGTTAGAGATTGCTCATCGATTTGTGTGGACAAATAGTTCAGAGGTCGATCCATGGAGAGAGTAAGTTTGATTGCTAAATTTAGTTGTTCTAATTTACTTTAGATTACTTGTCCAGTTTTTTTATACAAGTCTTTTTCCTATCAGAATGCACAGGGAAGAACTAAAGTATTCTGATACGCGTCTTGAGCATGATGAAAACCTTCTTGAACAGAGACAtcttagtacttttagtggatGGTTAGCTGATAAGGTCAAATTTGCTGATTCAAGAGATATGTCAGATACAGTAAAGTGGATTGCTTGTCGGCCAAAAGCAGATGTGGTATCACATACAGGCTTCATCATCAATGGAAACCGATTTCAAACTGAGGCCAGTGAGAAGAGCACACAAAATAGTGGTGTTTTTGTTGAAGGAGACACTATGTGTCGAGCAAGTGCAAGGGATAATTTTCAGAAGATGGACAGAATATCCTACTATGGTGTTATAAGAGATATAGTTCTGCTAGACTACCGTCAATTTAAGGTTCCCCTATTTGATTGTTATTGGGCTAATATAGGGACCGGTGTCAAATTTGAAGATGGTTTTACATTAGTGAACCTCCACAAGGGGCAGCATCAGTTTGATAGAGATCCGTTTATTTTTGCTTCCCAAGCGAAACAGGTTTTTTATTCAAGAGAGAGTGACACTTCGAATTGGCATGTTGTACTCAAAGCACCGCCAAGAGGGTTTTTTGAGAATGATAGTGATGAAAGTGCTTACATGCCAGTAGATGTATCACAGCTAGACCTCGACGTTGAGGATGAAGAATGTGAGAGATATGATAATGAGGAAATCAATTCGGTAATTGTAGGAATTGCATACAATAATAGATATATCTCTGtgtatgtgtttgtgtgtgttctGGTATCAATATTTGTTATACTTAAATGAATTTATTGCATtgtatgtgtttgtgtgtgttctGGTATCAATATCAGCAAGGATATTAATTTGCTTGTTTGCTGGTTGAACAGAGTGACGGTGACTCTGAATAACTCAAATTCCACAGAAGCATTGATATAATCTATCAGCACAGCAATATTCTAAGGGTAAGATCTAATTTAGTTTGTGGTTTTGGATAAGATTGCTTTACATGTTAGTACATTGATCAtaatttttttgtgttttgtagAACATAATCTGTTGACCCTATAAAGTATGGGTGGAGGAGAGACCTCAAAACAAGGTGGAAAGAAAGCCAAAAGGCAGGATACTGCTGCACGAGCAGCTCTTGTGCTTGCAGCTAGGGAAAAAAGGAATGAATCCTTAAGAATATCTAATGGAAATTCAAATTCATCCCCTATAGAAGCTGATATTCCGGAATGTCAAGCTACATCaa is a genomic window containing:
- the LOC133737410 gene encoding uncharacterized protein LOC133737410, which translates into the protein METEWAHCKSSDPRGFYDGARNFVISIHASKGYPKKIQCPCSGCINIWSHPPNEVLDHLISNGLYEGYCNCTIHGDPNTSVQQEMMENMENLETYRMYRDAYLDDEFMEPAPAPLEPNVGNLVSEAELPLFTGCPFTKMSATVMFYKFKARNSLSDSGYDELLEMVRSLLPPDNILPSSLYSTKKLLKAFDLGYEKIHACVNDCCLFRKSLEHMETCPKCGASRWKVNKRTQKIEKGVPAKVLRYFPIIPRFRRMFKDSEKAEQLTWHHTHKSQDGKMRHPVDSLAWKKIDSKWPSFAEDPRNLRLGLSSDGFNPFGDLSSRYSCWPVILVAYNLPPSLCMSKEHLMLTLLIPGPKQPGNDIDVYLEPLIEDLKELWINGVTAYDAFTKSAFNLKAILMWTINDFPAYGNLSGYSTKGKKACPVCGVQTSSQWLPNGRKHAYMCHRRFLAHEHPYRHNKTWFNGTEEHRVRPRKLTGSEVFQVVKNIKNNWGKEAKRCTRKKKKKVASSNSRKRRRTEGKKSSVNEMEDDSIGNSDDDSDDDSEDPLKPSKRWKKKSMFFELPYWEALLLRHNLDMMHIEKNICESIIGTLLNMKGKTKDNLNSRKDLKVMGIKKKLHPKEDGSSKSKSDAAPYVLSKKEKKIFCKRLAKLRLPDGYCSNLANRVSLQDNKIMGLKSHDCHVLIQQILAVALKGLLPKGPRIAIFRLCSFFHQLCQREIEKKNIGVLDEEIAETVCMFERFFPPSFFDIMVHLPIHLAQEALIGGPVHFRWMYPFERFMKDLKGYVKNRSNPEGCIAEKYLAEEMTRFCSGYIKGAAEIGVQSRRNEDFEHETILEGRPLGEGKLKLFSSSMLEIAHRFVWTNSSEVDPWREMHREELKYSDTRLEHDENLLEQRHLSTFSGWLADKVKFADSRDMSDTVKWIACRPKADVVSHTGFIINGNRFQTEASEKSTQNSGVFVEGDTMCRASARDNFQKMDRISYYGVIRDIVLLDYRQFKVPLFDCYWANIGTGVKFEDGFTLVNLHKGQHQFDRDPFIFASQAKQVFYSRESDTSNWHVVLKAPPRGFFENDSDESAYMPVDVSQLDLDVEDEECERYDNEEINSSDGDSE